The following are encoded in a window of Arvicanthis niloticus isolate mArvNil1 chromosome 1, mArvNil1.pat.X, whole genome shotgun sequence genomic DNA:
- the LOC117695759 gene encoding olfactory receptor 5P59-like, which yields MSALIWQKLHCPMTFLWDRNHTAVTEFILLGLTDDPVLRVVLFTIILCIYLVTVSGNLSTILLIRVSSQLHHPMFFFLSHLATVDIGISSSVTPNMLLNFMLEKSSISYTGCGIQLGSADFIASVECFLLAVMAYDRFMAICNPLLYSTKISTQVCIQLVVGSYIGGFLNASLIVMVYFFSFFFCGPNIINHFFCDFAPLVELSCCDVSVSVLLISFSAGLIAIITGFVIAISYSYILITILKMRSTDGRHKAFSTCTSHLTAVTLYYGTVTLIYVMPKSSYSTEQNKVVSVFYMVVIPMLNPLIYSLSNNEIKGALKRQLGMKTFF from the exons ATGTCAG CCTTGATTTGGCAGAAACTACATTGTCCCATGACATTTCTTTGGGATAGGAACCACACTGCAGTGACAGAGTTCATTTTATTGGGCTTAACAGATGACCCAGTCCTTAGAGTCGTCCTCTTCACCATCATCCTGTGCATCTACCTGGTGACTGTGTCTGGGAACCTCAGCACCATCCTTCTCATCAGAGTCTCTTCCCAGCTCCATCATCCCATGTTCTTTTTTCTCAGCCACTTGGCAACTGTTGACATAGGCATTTCATCTTCTGTCACACCCAATATGCTTCTCAACTTCATGCTGGAGAAAAGCAGTATCTCCTACACTGGATGTGGCATCCAGCTTGGCTCAGCTGATTTCATTGCATCAGTTGAATGTTTTCTTCTGGCTGTCATGGCTTATGATCGCTTCATGGCAATCTGCAACCCACTGCTTTATTCCACCAAAATTTCTACACAAGTCTGTATCCAGTTGGTTGTGGGATCTTATATAGGAGGTTTCCTTAATGCTTCCCTCATTGTGATggtttactttttctctttttttttctgtggacCAAATATAATCAAtcattttttctgtgattttgctCCTTTGGTGGAACTCTCCTGTTGTGATGTCAGTGTCTCTGTACTTCTTATCTCATTTTCTGCTGGTCTCATTGCTATTATCACAGGGTTTGTTATAGCCATCTCCTATTCCTACATCCTCATCACTATCCTGAAGATGCGCTCTACTGACGGCCGACATAAGGCCTTCTCTACCTGCACCTCACACCTTACTGCAGTCACTCTCTACTATGGAACTGTTACCCTCATTTATGTGATGCCTAAGTCCAGCTACTCCACAGAGCAGAACAAGGTGGTGTCTGTGTTCTACATGGTAGTAATCCCCATGTTGAACCCCCTCATCTACAGCCTCAGCAAtaatgagattaaaggtgctCTGAAGAGACAGCTTGGTATGAAAACATTCTTTTAG